The Mesorhizobium sp. AR02 genomic interval GCCGAGAAGGCGCGCGCCGAGGGCTTTCGCGTCGAAATGGTGATCGTCGCCGACGATATCGCGCTGCCCGACATCACCCAGCCGCGCGGTGTTGCCGGCACCCTGTTCGTGCACAAGATCGCGGGGCATCTGTCGGAGGCCGGCCTCGATCTGACCGATATCGCTGCGGCGGCGCGGGCGGCGGCGAAGGACATTGTTTCGCTCGGCATGTCGCTGTCGTCCTGCTCGATCCCCGGCCAGCCGCATGAGGACAGGTTCGGCGAAAATGATGGCGAGCTCGGTCTCGGCATCCATGGCGAGCCCGGCGTCGAACGCATCGCGGTGCAAAGCGCTGACCGACTGGTCGCGATCATGGCGGAGCGCCTGGCGGCGCGGCTCGATCCGAAGGCCAGCCATGCCTTGCTGATCAACAATCTCGGCGCGGTGCCGCCGCTCGAAATGTCGCTGGTTGCCAATGCGGTGCTGGCCTCGCCGCTGGCCAAGACCGTCAAGCTGACGATCGGTCCCGGCCCGCTGATGACGGCACTCAATATGAACGGCTTTTCGCTGTCGCTGATCCGGCTCGATGCGGCGCGCGAGGCGGCCCTGCTGGCGCCAGTCGGCCCGCATGCCTGGATGCCGGCAAAGCCGGTCGTGGCACCAGCCATCGTACCGATGGCGAAAGCAGCCGGACAGAGCGCTGCACGCAAGGCCAGCCAGGATGCCGGCACCAGGCGCCTGATCGTCACGGTCTGCGAAAGACTGATCTCGCTCGAAGCGACATTGAACGGGCTCGACGCCAAGGCGGGCGACGGCGACACCGGCTCGACGGTGGCGACCGGTGCGCGCAGCATCCTGGAACGGCTTGATGCCCTGGCATTGGCCAGCCCCACGGCAACCCTTGGCGCGATAGGCGACATATTGAGCGCGTCGATGGGCGGCTCGAGCGGCGTGCTGCTGTCGATCTTCTTCACTGCGGCGGCACAGGCCCTCGGCGGAGGGGCCAGCTTGTCCGGGGCACTGCTTGCCGGACTTGAGCGGATGACTTTCTACGGCGGCGCCAAACCGGGTGATCGCACCATGGTCGATGCCCTGGAGCCAGCGTTGAAAGCGCTCGACGCCAACGGGCTGGAAGAAGCAGCGGCGGCCGCCCGGCGCGGTGCCGAGGCGACGGCCGCCATGGAGAAGGCAAAGGCCGGACGATCCGCCTATGTCGGCACCAAATTGCAAGGCGTGGTCGACCCCGGCGCCCATGCGGTGGCTGAAGTGTTCGCGGCCGCCGCCACGCTGCTCGTTACGGCCTGACGCATGCACCAGTTGTCGAATGACCATTCTTTCGCTACTGCCGGCAAAGTGGAAACCGGGACTTTGGGCGATATGGCGGCGTTGAACCTTGCCGGGCTGATCGCGGCCACCGCCGATACAATTGCCGCTCACGCCGAGGAATTGACGGCGCTCGACCAGGCAATCGGTGACGGCGACCATGGGCTGAACATGAAGCGCGGCTTCGAGGCCGTGCGGGCGGAGGCTGACGCGTTCGCCGCAAAGCCGTTGCCAGACGCCCTGAAGGCGATCGGCACCAAATTGGTGATGACGGTGGGCGGCGCTTCCGGCCCGCTGTTCGGCACATTGTTCATGGCGCTCGGCAAGGAGATTTCGGCAGACCCCGATCGCGCCAATTTGACGGCTGCCTTCGGCAAGGCGATCGAAGCGGTGGCCGCGCGCGGCAAGTCACAGGTCGGCCAAAAAACCATGCTCGATGTGCTGCAGCCGGTGCATGACGCCTTGGCCGGCGGCAAGACGGCGGCGGAAATCGCCGACATAGCCGACGCTGCCGCCAAGGCGACTGTGCCGATGAAAGCGCTGCGCGGCCGCGCCTCGTTCCTTGGCGACCGCTCTATCGGCCATATGGATGCCGGCGCGCGCTCGACAGCGCTGCTGGTGCGCACATTGGGGCAAGCGATCGGGGAAAGCGCATGAGCAATGTCGGGATCGTGATCGTGTCGCATTCGCCGCTGGTCGCGGAGGGCACGGCCGACATGGTACGCCAGATGGTGGGCGACGAAGTGCCGCTTGCATGGTGCGGCGGAAACGGCCATGGCGGGCTCGGCACCAATGTCGAGGCGATCATGGGCGCCATCGACAAGGCCTGGTCGGAAGCCGGTGTTGCCATCCTGGTCGATCTCGGCGGCGCCGAGACCAACTCGGAAATGGCGGTGGAGATGATCGGCGAGCCGCGTGCGCAGAAGATCATTGTCTGCAACGCGCCGATCGTCGAGGGCGCGGTGATGGCCGCGACCGAATCCTCCGGCGGCGCCTCGCTGAAGGAAGTGGTGGCGACGGCGCACGAATTGTCGCCGTCGTGAGTGAACGGGATTTCTGAAATGTCCGCAGCCGCCGAAGCGACCGTCCTGATCACCCACGATGTGGGCCTGCATGCGCGTCCCTCGGTGAAGTTCACCAAGCTGGCCAAGACCTTTGCCGCCGACGTGGAGATCGCGCTTGCCGCCAACGGCCCCTGGTTCGACGCCAAGAGCATCGTCAAGGTGATGGCGGCCAAGGCGCCGAAGGGCACGGTGCTGCACATCAGGGCCAGCGGCAATGGCGCCGATGATGCCGTGCGCGCACTGATCGACCTGGTGCAGCGCGATTTCGATGAGGACGCCGGTCATGTCCGCTCGGCTTGAAGCTGGCGCGCTTCTTCGCCGGCCCGCAAGGAATGCGGGCCATGCGGATTGAGGGTGTTCCGGCCTCGGCCGGCTATGCAGAGGGACCGCTGTTCGACCTCGACCGGCCGCCGACCGTCTACGCAAGCAAGGCCACATCAGCGGAAGAGAAGACATCGCTGCAAGCCGCGATCGGCAAGGCCGTGAACCGGCTTTCGGCTATGGTCGAAACCGCCGACAGCGACGCCGCCGGCATACTCGAATTCCACATCGCCATGCTGGAGGACGACGCACTGAGCGGACCCGCCTTCGCGTCGATCGCGTCCGGGCGGGCCGCCGACGCGGCCTGGCGGCAGGTACTCGATGCCGAAATCGCCGGCTACGAGGCCTCGGACCAGGACTATTTTCGTGCCCGCGCCACGGATTTGCGCGATATCAGGGACCAGGTGCTGCGCGCCCTGACCGAGGACGGTGGCAGCACAGCACCTTCCGGTGCCATCCTCTGCGGCGAGGACATCGCGCCGACGCGCTTTCTCGAAACCGACTGGAGCAATGGCGGCGGCATCGCGCTGAAGGCGGGCAGCACGGCCAGCCATGTGGCCATGCTGGCGCGCTCACGTGGTGTGCCGATGGTGGTGGGGCTGCGCGAACCACCTGCCAGTCTTGCCGGCATGGCGCTGCTCGACGCCGAGCACGGCAGTATCGTTCTGGCCCCCTCGCCGGCGGAGATCGGTTCTTTCCGGCAGTCGTCCTCTTCCTTCGCCGCCCGCCAGGGCAAGGCGCGGAGTTTTCTGGCGCGGCCGGCGGTGACCAAGGCCGGCACGGCGGTGCGCGTGCAGGTCAACATCGCCGACCCGTCCGACGTCGACAGCATCGACATCGCGACCTGCGACGGTGTCGGCCTGATGCGCACCGAATTCCTGTTCGGCAAGACATTGCCGGATGAGGAGACGCAGTACCGCGCCTATCGCAAGGTGCTGGAATGGGCCGGCGACAAACCGGTGACGATCCGCACCGTCGATGCCGGCGGCGACAAGCCGGTGCCGGGCTTCACCATCGAGGAAGGCAATCCGTTCCTCGGGCTGCGCGGCATCAGGCTGTCGCTGGCGCGGCTCGACATTTTTCGCGTCCAGATCAGGGCATTGCTGCGCGCCTCGCCACACGGCAATCTCAGGGTCATGTTTCCGATGATCGCCATGGCCGAGGAGTATGAGCGCGCGGCCGCTCTGTTCGCTGAAGAACAGGCAGCCCTTGCCGCGCGCGGCATCGCACAAGAGATGCCGCCGCTCGGCATCATGGTCGAGGTGCCGTCGGTGGCGATCGCGCCGGAGGCATTCACCGGCGTCGCCTTCTTCTCGATCGGCTCCAACGACCTGACGCAATATGTGATGGCGGCCGCGCGGGACAACGCTACTGTCGCCCATTTAAATTCAGTTCGCCATCCGGCGGTGCTGCGGTTGATCGGCTCGGTCACGGCCTTTGGACGGGAAAACGGCATTCCTGTCAGCCTGTGCGGCGATGCCGGCGGCGATCCCACTGCGATCCCGGCGCTGCTCGACGCCGGCTTGCGCGATCTGTCCGTCGCACCGGCGCAACTCGCCATGGCCAAGGCGGCCATCGCAGACGTTTCGGTTTAGGCGCGGCTGGCATGGTTGACATCAAACCCGTACCCGGTTCCGAAGAGGCGATCCGCGCTTACAAGACGATCCTGTCGCAGGTCATCGATCAGCGCCCGTCCGGTATGCGCCAGCGCCTTGCCGACGCGCTCGGCAAGCACCGCAGTTTCGTGACGCAGATTTCGAGCCCTGCCTATACGATCCCTATCCCCTCGAAACATCTGCCTTCGATCTTTTCCGTCTGCCATTTCAGCCCGGCCGAGCGGGATCAGTTCCTCGCCGCCTACCACCAGGCACATCCGGGAAAAATGTCGATCGCGGCAGGCATGCGCAAGACGCGGCATGTTTCGCTTGTCGTGCCGGATTTCGGCGACGACAAGCAGAACGCAGCGCTCGACCGGGCGATCAACGAATTCATCCAGAAGATCACCAGCATCGCCGGCAAGGGTGGCGGCTGACCACTTGTTGCCGGGCTGTTTGGGAGGACGCCATGAAGAAATTTATGAACGCGGTGGACACGGTGCTGACCGAGAGCCTCGACGGTTTCGTGGCCGCCCATGCCGATATCCTGGTGCTTGGCGAGGAGCACAAATTCGTCCGCCGCAAGACCTTGCGGCCGGGCAAGGTGGCGCTGATCTCCGGCGGTGGCTCCGGCCATGAGCCGCTGCATGGCGGCTTTGTCGGCCACGGCATGCTGGACGCCGCCTGCCCGGGCCAGGTGTTCACCTCGCCGACGCCGGACCAGATGCTGGCGGCGGCTCAGGCCGTCGACACCGGCGCAGGCTGCCTGTTCATCGTCAAGAATTACGAGGGCGATGTGATGAACTTCGACATGGCGGCGGAAATGTCTGATGGCGTCCTGCAGGTGGTGACCAATGACGACGTCGCCGTCGAGAATTCATCCTATACGACCGGCCGACGTGGCGTCGCCGGCACGCTGGTGGTGGAAAAGATCGTCGGAGCGGCGGCCGAGCATGGCCTGGTGCTGAAGCCGTTGAAGGCGCTGGGCGAACGCGTCAACGCTGCCACCCGCTCGATGGGTGTGGCGCTGACCAGTGGCACTGTACCGGCCGCCGGCAAGCCGACCTTTGACATCGGTGACGGTGAAATGGAATTCGGCGTCGGTATCCATGGCGAACCCGGTCGCCGCCGCGACGCCTTGAAGAGCGCTGACGCGATTGCCGAGGAGATCTGCGCCGCGATCCTGGGCGATCTCGGTGACAGGGCGAAGGGTCCGGCGCTGCTGTTCGTCAACGGCTTCGGCGGCACGCCGCTGATGGAGCTCTATCTGATGTACAACAGCGCGCGAAGAATTTTAGAGAAGCACGGCGTGACGGTAACCCGCTCGCTGGTCGGTAGCTATGTCACCTCACTCGACATGGCCGGCTGCTCGATCACGCTGACCATGCTCGATGACGAGATGACCGGGTGGTGGGACGCGCCTGTCCACACGGCGGCATTGCGCTGGGGCATGTGAGGCTGGCTTCGTCCACGCTTTTCTGCAACCATTCCGGACAATCCACGCAACATTTGTCCGGTTGATGCTGCAATCCCTCACCTCCGCTGAAGAAAGACTGCTGCTGCGCTTTGCCGATCCGGAGGCTGCGGCAGTCGGCGAAGAATTGTCGGCAAAGGCTCTGTCGGCGCTGCTCGACAATGCCGAATTCCACGGCATCCTGCCGATCATGCTGCGCAAATTGCAGGAGCGTGGCGACGTGCATCTGCCGCCGGACGCCGGCTTGCGGGAGAAGCTATACGAGCTGCGCCAGAAAGCGACGATCGCGACCGGCCAGTCGATGCTGCTGCAATATCATGGCGACCGGATCATGAAGGGGATGGCGGCGCAAGGCATTCCGGCACGGATCGTCAAGGGACCGGTCTTCGCGCGAAAGCTCTATCGAAACGTATCCGACCGGCCGTTCACCGATATCGACATCCTGGTCGAGCCCGCCAATCTGGCGCGGGCAAACCAGGTGATCGCGGCATGCGGTTTCGAGCTCGGCAGCAATGAGGCCGAATCCTACCAGCTGCAGGAATTCAAATGGCTGGAAAAGGAGAATTCCAGCCTGCTGGTCGAGTTGCATGGCGACCTGGTGCATGACACGGGCATGCGGCGGCGCCTGTCTCTGGGATTCCGCGAACTGGGCATTGTCGACGGCGATGCGACGGACACGCCGGCAGCGCTTCTGACGATCGCCATCGTGCACGCCGCCGGTGGCCACAAATTCCACCGGCTGCAGCTTTGCGTCGATGTGCTGCAAGGGGTGCGGGCGCTGCAATCAGCCGAATCGGAAACCCGCCTGCTCGACGCCGCCCGCATGACCGGTATCGAGCTCGAACTGGCGATCGTGCTCAATGTGACCGGCGAGTTGTTCGGCGAGGACCGCTCGCTTGAACTCGCCGGCCGGATCAAGCCGGACCTGTCGATACGGCTGGCCAAACGGCTGATCACGACGAACACGCTGCTCCGGGTCAATTCCCGGGAGAAGATCGGCTCGCGCCTGCGCCGCGATGCCTTCCGCTGGATCCAGCGGCTGGCGAAGGCGAGAGCAATTCCAGGAAAAGTGTGAAACGGTTTTCCGTCCGGAATTGCGTCTAACTCCGGAATTGCGTCTAACAAGGAAGACGTACGCCGCCTGAACCTCCGGTTCAGCCCTGCTCGGTCAATGTAGCGATGATCAGCGCTGCCGCGTCGGCAGGGCGTACGCCCACTTCCAGCGTGAGGGTCGGCACAGAGGAGACCAGTCTGCCGATCGTCGCCAGCCGGCGCTTCTGCAGCGGCAGCAGGCCGGTCATGCCGGTGCGGACATTGTCCATCGCCAGCGCCACCATCGCGTCGGTCCGGGCCATGGGCACGAGCCGGGTTTCCCTGTCGGCGGAGCGCGCCAGGTGCAGCAAGGCCGCCACCGGCCGGGCGATCGGGCTTTCGATGCGGACGATCTCGCTCAACCGCTCCAGCGAAACGGCCTGTTCGCCATTCCTGTCCCATGACGGGCCAAGGCAGGGCGACACTTGCGGGATCATTTCGGCGGTCTTCTGGTGGATCTTGACGTGGCGCGGCAGACCCCAGGCCAGGGGCTTGTCCGAGGCCGGGTTCAGGATCATGGCATCGTCGGAGCATAGGCCAAAGCCTTGTGTTGCCAGCGCCAGCGAGGTCGTGGTCTTGCCGGTGCCGCTCGGCGCATGGATCAGCACGACGGCATCGTGGCCCGGCAACGTCAGCCCGGCCGTGTGCAGCATATGCTGGCCGCCGGCGTCGAGTGCGGCGTCCAGCACCAGCATCGACGGCGTCCAGGCGGTTTTGGCACCAGGGCGAACCCGCAATTCAGCCCAACCTTCCTCGTCATTGATGGCAACGGTCTGGCGCCCGGGAAAGACGAGATGGGTGGTGCTGCCGTCGGTCACCATCCGGCAATAGCCGTCTTCCGGTATCTCGCCGTCGAAGACGAGCAATCCGCCGGGTGCCTCGTCCAGAACATCCGCCTCGGTGATATCGAGGCGAAAGCCCGGCTTGACGGCGCCTTCGATGCGCAGGATGCCCAGCATCCTGTCGAAATCCTGCCACAGCTCGGGGCGTTCGGCTGATATGCCGAGGACCTGGCCGTTGAGGCCATAGCATGCTGAAGGCCTGGTCAAGCTGGGCGCGCCTTTGAGGCATCGGCATGATGGCGATAGATCTCGACCATGCCAGGAAGGCTGTCACTGACCACCGGCCTGCCGTCGAGGCAGACCCAGCAATGCGCCGAGACGCGTGGCGTCTGCAGCGACTTCGGATCGACGCCGAAACGCAGTTCCGGATCGAAGCCGGCGAGGCGCAGGAAACGATGGCCGAGCAGGCCTTCGCGCAGGCATCTGCGGTCACGCATCAGCCAGGGGTGGCGCACGGCTCGGTTGACGCGGGCGACTATGTAGGCGGCGGGCAGGCCGCGATAGGGTGTCGAGGAGGCGAGCGGAGCCCATTTCAGCACGTCCTCGAAGCTGCGCTTGGCAATGAGGGCCGGCATCAGCCGCGCGCTTGCCCAGAGATGGCAGCGAAACAGGGCACGCAGGAGCGGACCGTCAGCCATCAAGCCTTACCTTTGGCCATCAAGCGCCTGGGCGGCCAGGATGCCTTCCAAGACCAGATCGGCGGCCAGTGCCGACATGTCCTCATCGAGCGTATCCTTGTCGACCTCGAACTCCGCGCAAAGCAGGCCGACGATCTGATCGAGGCTGCGCGCGCCATCCACCTTGTCGAGAAAGGCTTCGGTCGTGCCGTTGCAGGTATAAAGCTGGCCGCTGCGCGCCAGAAGCACGACGGCGCCGTCGCCAACATGCTGGACCGAGGCGTCGTCCGCCAGCCGCAAAATCGTTCCAGAGACAATTTCCATCACCAACCCCAACAAGCCTGCAAGAACCCCGAAATGAGATAGCGCGGTGGTGCGGCGCTGTCTATCGGCCGGCCGGGAGATGGCCCACGCTGCTTTGCCTTTGCGACGGAGTCCTGCCGATCGCAGAAAGCAGCCTCAACTGCTCCCGGCCGAAAACCGTCCCAGAAATAGTCGTCGCGATGACGCCCTAGGCAAGTGTGTTGACGGGCCGGACAGTTGCATTTCTTCCCCTAAGTAAGGTAAGGACTCCCGGGGTTTTGGGGAGATAGCGTATGCGTTACAACTGGGAGCGGGCTCCGACGACTTTCGGACGTCATCGGAAAACCCTGGCGGCAGCCATTTTGATCTTTGGCGGCGTAGGCCTCATGCTTGTGGCCCTGCCGATCTAGCGCGATCGACATTTATCCAATGAATACCGTTCGTCAGAGCAATTCCAGGAAAAGTGGGGACCGGTTTTCCGTCCGGAATTGCGTAAAAACAAAGAGTTAGAGAGGGTCGCCGTTTCCGTGAAACGGTGAACCTCTCTTGACGGCTATCGACCGGCCTCTCAGCGGGGCTGGCCGGTCACGGCAAGGAAGCGGCGGTCGCGCCCTTCAAAGCCCTGGCTGAAGCGCTGTACCAGCACGACAATCACCGCCGGTTTGCCGGATGGTGTGTATTCATAGGATTCCGACAGGCTGTAAGAGGTCGGGCAATTTCTCGAGCCCGGCACGGCCTTGTCTTCATGCAGGGTCCTGAACGGCTTGCCGTCCTGTCCCTGCAGCGTCAGCCGGAAGCCGAGCGCCTTGCCAGTCTTGTCCCCCTGAAGTGTCTTGTTACCCTGTGCCTGGTCGCCTTGCTGCGCTTCTTCGAAACTCGCTGAACAATCGGTCGTGCTGGCGGCCAGGATCTGGTCCAGCTGGATCATCGAAACCTCGGTCTCGTCGTAGAGCGGCGAAAGCCATTTCTGCGACACCTGTTCGAGACGGGAAATGTCGGCGTAGGCAACCATCTCGCCCGGAAAGGTGAACTTGTCGGAAGCCGTCTGCTTGCCGCGCGATGCGATGGCATATTTGGCAAGGATGGGTTTTGCCTTCGCGGCCGCTTGCGCCCTCGCCTGTTCAAGCGTCAGCGTCGTCTCCTCGGATTCGTCGACAACCAGGATCGGCTTGCCGCCGACGAATTCGTCGGTGCGCGTGTCGATGATATCGATCTCAGAATAGCCGGAAGCCGAGGCGCCGGCATCGAGCTGGCCATATTGCTCGAAGGCGAAAGTGCTGCCATCGGGCGAGAAGCCGATGATGCGCCTTGCCGCGGCGTCTCCGGCCAGAGCGGTTGCGGTGGAGATCGCGAACACTGTGCCGATCGTCAGCGCAAACACCGGTTTTGCCATGATCGACACTGGCTGGCGCATTGTTCAGATCCTCCCCCGAGAAGACTTCACTTCACGACACGGCGCGCCAGGGGTCAAGCCGGGACCGGTTCAGACGAAAATCAGGGAAGACAGCGCCGGAAAAAACAGCATAGGCTGTTGGCAAAGACGGCAAATGGTTCCTGGGGAGGTTACGGATGGCTTCACGCTATCACGAGGTCTATGACGGCTGGAAACGCGACCCGGAACAATTCTGGGCGGACGCGGCCGTC includes:
- the ptsP gene encoding phosphoenolpyruvate--protein phosphotransferase, which encodes MRIEGVPASAGYAEGPLFDLDRPPTVYASKATSAEEKTSLQAAIGKAVNRLSAMVETADSDAAGILEFHIAMLEDDALSGPAFASIASGRAADAAWRQVLDAEIAGYEASDQDYFRARATDLRDIRDQVLRALTEDGGSTAPSGAILCGEDIAPTRFLETDWSNGGGIALKAGSTASHVAMLARSRGVPMVVGLREPPASLAGMALLDAEHGSIVLAPSPAEIGSFRQSSSSFAARQGKARSFLARPAVTKAGTAVRVQVNIADPSDVDSIDIATCDGVGLMRTEFLFGKTLPDEETQYRAYRKVLEWAGDKPVTIRTVDAGGDKPVPGFTIEEGNPFLGLRGIRLSLARLDIFRVQIRALLRASPHGNLRVMFPMIAMAEEYERAAALFAEEQAALAARGIAQEMPPLGIMVEVPSVAIAPEAFTGVAFFSIGSNDLTQYVMAAARDNATVAHLNSVRHPAVLRLIGSVTAFGRENGIPVSLCGDAGGDPTAIPALLDAGLRDLSVAPAQLAMAKAAIADVSV
- a CDS encoding HPr family phosphocarrier protein, translated to MSAAAEATVLITHDVGLHARPSVKFTKLAKTFAADVEIALAANGPWFDAKSIVKVMAAKAPKGTVLHIRASGNGADDAVRALIDLVQRDFDEDAGHVRSA
- the dhaM gene encoding dihydroxyacetone kinase phosphoryl donor subunit DhaM, whose protein sequence is MSNVGIVIVSHSPLVAEGTADMVRQMVGDEVPLAWCGGNGHGGLGTNVEAIMGAIDKAWSEAGVAILVDLGGAETNSEMAVEMIGEPRAQKIIVCNAPIVEGAVMAATESSGGASLKEVVATAHELSPS
- a CDS encoding serine kinase codes for the protein MTRPSACYGLNGQVLGISAERPELWQDFDRMLGILRIEGAVKPGFRLDITEADVLDEAPGGLLVFDGEIPEDGYCRMVTDGSTTHLVFPGRQTVAINDEEGWAELRVRPGAKTAWTPSMLVLDAALDAGGQHMLHTAGLTLPGHDAVVLIHAPSGTGKTTTSLALATQGFGLCSDDAMILNPASDKPLAWGLPRHVKIHQKTAEMIPQVSPCLGPSWDRNGEQAVSLERLSEIVRIESPIARPVAALLHLARSADRETRLVPMARTDAMVALAMDNVRTGMTGLLPLQKRRLATIGRLVSSVPTLTLEVGVRPADAAALIIATLTEQG
- the dhaK gene encoding dihydroxyacetone kinase subunit DhaK, encoding MKKFMNAVDTVLTESLDGFVAAHADILVLGEEHKFVRRKTLRPGKVALISGGGSGHEPLHGGFVGHGMLDAACPGQVFTSPTPDQMLAAAQAVDTGAGCLFIVKNYEGDVMNFDMAAEMSDGVLQVVTNDDVAVENSSYTTGRRGVAGTLVVEKIVGAAAEHGLVLKPLKALGERVNAATRSMGVALTSGTVPAAGKPTFDIGDGEMEFGVGIHGEPGRRRDALKSADAIAEEICAAILGDLGDRAKGPALLFVNGFGGTPLMELYLMYNSARRILEKHGVTVTRSLVGSYVTSLDMAGCSITLTMLDDEMTGWWDAPVHTAALRWGM
- a CDS encoding DUF2259 domain-containing protein, with product MRQPVSIMAKPVFALTIGTVFAISTATALAGDAAARRIIGFSPDGSTFAFEQYGQLDAGASASGYSEIDIIDTRTDEFVGGKPILVVDESEETTLTLEQARAQAAAKAKPILAKYAIASRGKQTASDKFTFPGEMVAYADISRLEQVSQKWLSPLYDETEVSMIQLDQILAASTTDCSASFEEAQQGDQAQGNKTLQGDKTGKALGFRLTLQGQDGKPFRTLHEDKAVPGSRNCPTSYSLSESYEYTPSGKPAVIVVLVQRFSQGFEGRDRRFLAVTGQPR
- a CDS encoding lasso peptide biosynthesis B2 protein — protein: MADGPLLRALFRCHLWASARLMPALIAKRSFEDVLKWAPLASSTPYRGLPAAYIVARVNRAVRHPWLMRDRRCLREGLLGHRFLRLAGFDPELRFGVDPKSLQTPRVSAHCWVCLDGRPVVSDSLPGMVEIYRHHADASKARPA
- a CDS encoding dihydroxyacetone kinase subunit DhaK, which gives rise to MKHFFNRRETIVTEALDGLLRTIGSGDLARLDGYPEIKVVLRADWDKSKVSVVSGGGAGHEPSHAGFVGKGMLTAAVSGEIFASPSVEAVLAAIRAVTGPAGCLLIVKNYTGDRLNFGLAAEKARAEGFRVEMVIVADDIALPDITQPRGVAGTLFVHKIAGHLSEAGLDLTDIAAAARAAAKDIVSLGMSLSSCSIPGQPHEDRFGENDGELGLGIHGEPGVERIAVQSADRLVAIMAERLAARLDPKASHALLINNLGAVPPLEMSLVANAVLASPLAKTVKLTIGPGPLMTALNMNGFSLSLIRLDAAREAALLAPVGPHAWMPAKPVVAPAIVPMAKAAGQSAARKASQDAGTRRLIVTVCERLISLEATLNGLDAKAGDGDTGSTVATGARSILERLDALALASPTATLGAIGDILSASMGGSSGVLLSIFFTAAAQALGGGASLSGALLAGLERMTFYGGAKPGDRTMVDALEPALKALDANGLEEAAAAARRGAEATAAMEKAKAGRSAYVGTKLQGVVDPGAHAVAEVFAAAATLLVTA
- a CDS encoding nucleotidyltransferase family protein, with the protein product MLQSLTSAEERLLLRFADPEAAAVGEELSAKALSALLDNAEFHGILPIMLRKLQERGDVHLPPDAGLREKLYELRQKATIATGQSMLLQYHGDRIMKGMAAQGIPARIVKGPVFARKLYRNVSDRPFTDIDILVEPANLARANQVIAACGFELGSNEAESYQLQEFKWLEKENSSLLVELHGDLVHDTGMRRRLSLGFRELGIVDGDATDTPAALLTIAIVHAAGGHKFHRLQLCVDVLQGVRALQSAESETRLLDAARMTGIELELAIVLNVTGELFGEDRSLELAGRIKPDLSIRLAKRLITTNTLLRVNSREKIGSRLRRDAFRWIQRLAKARAIPGKV
- the dhaL gene encoding dihydroxyacetone kinase subunit DhaL, translated to MAALNLAGLIAATADTIAAHAEELTALDQAIGDGDHGLNMKRGFEAVRAEADAFAAKPLPDALKAIGTKLVMTVGGASGPLFGTLFMALGKEISADPDRANLTAAFGKAIEAVAARGKSQVGQKTMLDVLQPVHDALAGGKTAAEIADIADAAAKATVPMKALRGRASFLGDRSIGHMDAGARSTALLVRTLGQAIGESA
- a CDS encoding PqqD family protein; the encoded protein is MEIVSGTILRLADDASVQHVGDGAVVLLARSGQLYTCNGTTEAFLDKVDGARSLDQIVGLLCAEFEVDKDTLDEDMSALAADLVLEGILAAQALDGQR